From Phycodurus eques isolate BA_2022a chromosome 1, UOR_Pequ_1.1, whole genome shotgun sequence, one genomic window encodes:
- the LOC133408240 gene encoding large ribosomal subunit protein eL22, which translates to MAPIQKKQNTGKGGKKKKQVLKFTLDCTHPVEDGIMDAANFEQFLQERIKVNGKAGNLGGGVVSIERSKSKITVSSEVPFSKRYLKYLTKKYLKKNNLRDWLRVVANTKESYELRYFQINQDEEEEEDED; encoded by the exons ATGGCGCCCATT CAAAAGAAGCAGAACACTGGGAAAGGTggtaagaagaagaagcaggtcCTGAAGTTCACACTGGACTGCACCCATCCTGTTGAAGATGGCATCATGGACGCCGCCAACTTT GAGCAGTTCCTTCAGGAGCGCATCAAGGTCAACGGCAAAGCGGGCAACCTCGGCGGAGGTGTGGTGTCCATCGAGAGGAGCAAGAGTAAGATTACAGTCTCCTCAGAGGTGCCCTTCTCTAAAAG GTATCTAAAGTATCTGACCAAGAAGTACCTGAAAAAGAACAATCTTCGCGACTGGTTGCGTGTGGTGGCTAACACCAAGGAGAGCTATGAGTTGCGCTACTTCCAGATCAAccaggatgaagaggaggaggaagatgaagattAA